A region of Solibacillus isronensis DNA encodes the following proteins:
- a CDS encoding RND transporter: MKNNNTLKTINWVTFIIILMVGIFTAGMTLYDLNTQVAFGEEGQSRAGFRWGILQKIILAIIILSSFLLSIGWKRLFPFNVPIAIIIAGLCYQLFFFTFTIGWVGFVGTFGFLIAFLIGIILIISYTVLKFIESRKYIEMD, translated from the coding sequence ATGAAAAACAACAATACGCTAAAAACGATAAACTGGGTGACATTCATTATTATTTTAATGGTCGGAATTTTTACAGCCGGGATGACGCTCTATGACTTAAATACACAGGTTGCCTTTGGTGAAGAAGGGCAGTCTCGCGCAGGATTCCGTTGGGGGATATTACAAAAAATCATTTTAGCTATAATAATATTGTCATCTTTCTTATTAAGTATTGGTTGGAAGCGATTATTCCCATTTAATGTACCTATTGCAATAATAATAGCTGGTTTATGCTATCAACTATTTTTCTTTACATTCACTATTGGATGGGTCGGTTTTGTTGGGACATTTGGCTTCCTTATAGCATTTTTGATTGGAATAATATTAATTATTTCTTACACCGTTCTCAAATTTATAGAAAGCCGTAAGTACATTGAAATGGATTAA
- a CDS encoding GNAT family N-acetyltransferase translates to MKPHNIIITQYHPKYAEQTVEMWRESKERAIGQKEMHTFDSHIYFLNNILLEHYQIDVVLIDDKVVGMIAYNEREISQLYIHTDYQGFGIGQTLLDKAKEQSSGKLILYTFEVNENARRFYEKNGFNIKSRGHENEENLPDILYEWISNK, encoded by the coding sequence GTGAAACCGCATAATATAATAATAACGCAATATCACCCAAAATATGCTGAACAGACTGTGGAGATGTGGCGAGAAAGTAAGGAACGGGCTATTGGTCAGAAAGAAATGCATACCTTTGATAGTCATATATATTTTTTAAATAATATATTGCTTGAACATTATCAAATAGATGTAGTGCTAATAGATGACAAAGTAGTTGGAATGATTGCCTATAATGAAAGGGAGATCAGCCAGCTTTACATTCATACTGATTATCAAGGGTTTGGTATAGGTCAAACATTACTTGATAAGGCAAAAGAACAGTCAAGTGGGAAACTAATATTATATACATTTGAAGTAAATGAAAACGCGCGGCGATTTTATGAAAAGAATGGCTTTAACATAAAATCCAGAGGGCACGAAAATGAAGAAAATTTACCTGATATTCTTTATGAATGGATTTCCAATAAATAA
- the istA gene encoding IS21 family transposase, giving the protein MLHIEIHQLRNRRFKVAQIAKRLKISRNTVYKYLDMSFEDAVNEFSQTGRKKKLDEYQDWIVGWLLEFPSLTGAQVLDWLQEKFPTIDVGESTVRRYVNEIREIYQIEKVDEPREYEAVIELPPGKQLQVDWGQTIQKTTVGKEVKLYFVAFVLAHSRHKFTVWLDRPFTTRDTIDCHEKAFQFYGGITDEIVYDQDNLIAVSENAGDLILTQEFQQYVKDRKFKIYLCRKADPESKGKIESVVKYVKYNFAKNRIYTTLEDWNDRSLKWLERTGNYKVHNTTKKRPFEVFLLEKQHLRKISTPLPKLESNHTEIITRNVNKDNTVRYASNRYSVPLGTYTNYPVIQIVPQGQKLKILVPHTGEILTEHTISLEKGKLIKNINHGRDRSKSLDELQRNVLTLFPYKGAEQYIQDVCHTYGRYRRDQLLLFQKIAKENPEWISAAIDKCIQEKLYSANEFRDVVAYFKRTKIEPEQPITTVKESKESLAIAVQTRDLKEYIQRMGGK; this is encoded by the coding sequence GTGTTACATATCGAAATTCATCAATTACGCAATCGTCGATTTAAGGTTGCACAAATCGCAAAACGACTAAAAATATCACGTAACACCGTGTATAAATATTTAGATATGTCATTTGAAGATGCAGTAAATGAATTTAGTCAGACTGGACGCAAAAAGAAGCTGGATGAATACCAAGATTGGATTGTAGGTTGGTTACTTGAGTTTCCTAGCTTAACGGGGGCGCAAGTCTTAGATTGGCTACAAGAAAAATTCCCAACGATTGATGTAGGAGAAAGTACGGTTAGGCGTTATGTAAATGAAATTCGTGAAATTTATCAAATTGAAAAAGTAGATGAACCTCGCGAATACGAAGCCGTCATTGAGCTGCCTCCAGGGAAGCAATTACAAGTAGATTGGGGACAAACCATTCAAAAAACAACGGTTGGTAAAGAAGTGAAATTATATTTCGTTGCCTTTGTGTTAGCACACTCCCGGCATAAATTCACGGTGTGGTTAGATCGACCTTTTACAACAAGAGATACAATAGACTGTCATGAAAAAGCTTTTCAGTTTTATGGCGGTATAACGGATGAAATTGTTTACGATCAAGACAATTTAATTGCGGTAAGTGAAAACGCTGGGGATCTTATTTTAACTCAGGAGTTTCAACAATACGTAAAAGACCGGAAATTTAAAATCTATCTGTGCCGCAAAGCAGATCCCGAATCGAAAGGCAAAATAGAGAGTGTTGTAAAATACGTAAAATATAATTTCGCTAAAAATCGAATTTATACAACACTTGAGGACTGGAACGATAGGTCTTTAAAATGGTTAGAACGTACAGGGAATTATAAAGTGCACAATACAACAAAAAAGAGACCTTTCGAAGTGTTTCTCCTGGAAAAGCAACACTTAAGAAAAATCTCTACACCGCTTCCTAAATTAGAAAGCAACCATACAGAAATTATAACAAGGAATGTCAACAAGGACAACACAGTTCGGTACGCATCTAATCGATATTCCGTTCCACTGGGAACATATACGAACTATCCAGTCATACAAATAGTGCCCCAAGGGCAGAAATTAAAAATATTAGTACCGCATACTGGCGAAATTCTTACGGAACATACCATTAGTTTAGAAAAAGGCAAACTGATAAAAAATATAAATCATGGACGTGATCGCTCTAAGTCGCTCGATGAGTTACAACGTAATGTGCTCACTTTATTTCCATATAAAGGAGCCGAGCAATATATTCAAGATGTTTGTCATACATACGGTCGATATCGTAGAGATCAATTATTGTTATTCCAAAAAATTGCGAAAGAGAACCCAGAATGGATTTCTGCAGCAATTGATAAATGTATTCAAGAAAAGTTATATAGCGCAAATGAGTTTCGAGATGTGGTCGCCTATTTTAAGCGAACAAAAATTGAACCAGAGCAGCCAATAACTACTGTAAAAGAATCAAAAGAATCGCTAGCAATAGCAGTTCAAACGAGAGATTTAAAAGAATACATTCAACGTATGGGAGGCAAATAA
- the istB gene encoding IS21-like element helper ATPase IstB produces the protein MSKSVADIQQAFKQLRLAETAEGLPELLRQAEQVSWTYLEFIDELTTLELRRREEKSIEKRLSWARFPYHKPLHMFQLEEQTAITERQMKQLQEFQWLEQSYNLILLGPPGAGKTLLAVGLGIEAIQKGFQVYFITMGELIQLLKTEEFTHRSQIQLKRLRASDLIIIDDVMYMALDQREATLFFQLVHQLYEQSSLILTSNRSPEEWTELVDNQGMMTAILDRLLHRVEVIHMNNESHRLKHQQRIFNE, from the coding sequence ATGAGTAAAAGTGTGGCAGATATCCAACAGGCATTTAAGCAATTACGTTTAGCAGAAACGGCTGAGGGGCTCCCAGAGCTTCTCCGCCAAGCGGAACAAGTATCGTGGACGTATTTAGAATTCATTGATGAGCTAACAACATTAGAGCTTAGAAGACGAGAAGAAAAGAGTATCGAAAAGCGTTTATCGTGGGCACGTTTCCCATACCATAAGCCGTTGCATATGTTTCAGTTAGAGGAGCAAACAGCGATTACAGAGCGCCAAATGAAACAGCTACAAGAGTTCCAATGGTTAGAGCAAAGTTACAATTTAATTCTTTTAGGACCACCTGGTGCAGGGAAAACGTTATTGGCCGTAGGCTTAGGCATTGAAGCCATTCAAAAAGGCTTTCAAGTCTATTTCATAACAATGGGAGAATTAATTCAGTTATTGAAAACAGAGGAATTTACACATCGCTCACAAATCCAATTAAAACGTTTGAGAGCGTCAGATTTAATTATTATCGATGATGTGATGTATATGGCTTTAGATCAACGGGAAGCCACTTTATTCTTTCAACTCGTACATCAGCTATACGAACAAAGTTCGCTAATATTGACATCAAATCGAAGTCCAGAAGAATGGACAGAGTTAGTGGATAACCAAGGGATGATGACTGCTATTTTAGACCGCCTGTTACACAGAGTCGAGGTCATTCATATGAACAATGAAAGTCATCGTTTAAAACATCAACAAAGAATCTTTAACGAATAA
- a CDS encoding ABC transporter ATP-binding protein, with amino-acid sequence MIETKQLQLNYGEKIIIEPLDLVLPKGEITVLIGANGCGKSTLLRSIARLLKPQSGSILLNNEDITKLSAKDTAKRLAILPQQPMAPEGLTVLQLVKQGRFPYQNWRKQWSNEDQLIVEQAIAATGLTKFKDSEVDNLSGGQKQRAWIAMTLAQQTDIILLDEPTTYLDVTHQIEVLDLLYKLNREKNRTIVMVLHDINLACRYATNIIALVNKGIYAQGKPEDIFTIKLVQDVFHLNCEIIEDPIYGTPMCIPYGNTK; translated from the coding sequence ATGATTGAAACAAAGCAGCTTCAGTTAAATTACGGTGAAAAAATTATTATCGAGCCTTTAGATTTAGTTTTGCCTAAAGGAGAAATCACCGTATTAATCGGTGCAAATGGTTGCGGGAAATCTACACTTCTGAGATCCATTGCCCGATTATTGAAACCGCAAAGCGGATCCATCCTTTTAAATAATGAGGATATTACGAAATTGTCCGCAAAAGATACTGCTAAGAGACTGGCCATTTTACCACAGCAGCCAATGGCACCTGAAGGTTTAACTGTACTCCAATTAGTGAAACAAGGACGATTTCCGTATCAAAATTGGCGCAAACAATGGTCTAATGAGGATCAACTTATTGTTGAACAAGCGATTGCTGCCACAGGTTTAACGAAGTTTAAGGATAGCGAAGTTGATAATCTTTCCGGTGGACAAAAACAACGTGCATGGATCGCCATGACTTTGGCACAACAAACAGATATTATTTTACTTGATGAACCAACAACCTATTTAGATGTCACACATCAAATAGAAGTATTAGATTTATTGTACAAGTTAAACCGAGAAAAGAATCGAACAATCGTAATGGTACTGCATGACATCAATTTGGCTTGCCGCTATGCTACCAATATTATTGCCCTCGTCAATAAAGGCATATATGCACAAGGAAAGCCAGAGGACATTTTCACAATAAAGCTTGTTCAAGATGTTTTTCACCTGAATTGCGAGATTATAGAAGATCCAATCTACGGAACCCCTATGTGCATTCCTTATGGAAATACAAAATAG
- a CDS encoding FecCD family ABC transporter permease — protein MKKLLNLQSNYFSQLVDYSAVKKLLILMLIVVLTFIFSLSVGDSFISPLKVIAILFGNGSEFDTLIVQEFRMPRIFVSIFAGMALAISGAILQGIIRNPLASPDVIGISAGAGTAVVAFLALFSDATNSLTVSIEWMPVAAFIGALATALLVYSLAWKNGVSATRLVMIGVGIASLMQAITTLLMIIGPIYQASKANVWITGSVNSATWQQVKIIIPVVTCLFIITLLVSRHLNLQQFGDDAATSLGQHVQKTRLALLLLCTALVGSAVSFAGTIGFVGLMAPHIARKLVGSSFGSLIPASACIGAILVILADTIGRSLFDSIVVPAGVFTAAIGAPYFIYLLIKMQKKVG, from the coding sequence ATGAAAAAGTTACTGAACTTACAATCAAATTATTTTTCACAATTAGTAGATTACAGCGCTGTAAAAAAGCTTTTAATATTAATGCTTATAGTAGTTTTAACGTTTATTTTCAGTTTATCCGTTGGTGATTCCTTTATTTCCCCGCTTAAAGTTATTGCAATACTCTTTGGCAATGGATCTGAATTTGACACATTAATCGTTCAGGAATTTCGAATGCCACGAATTTTTGTCTCAATATTTGCTGGTATGGCGTTAGCAATTTCGGGTGCAATTTTACAAGGAATTATTCGCAATCCTTTGGCATCACCAGATGTAATCGGTATTTCAGCTGGTGCAGGAACGGCAGTCGTTGCATTTTTAGCACTTTTTAGCGATGCTACCAATTCACTAACTGTAAGTATAGAATGGATGCCGGTTGCGGCGTTTATAGGTGCATTAGCTACGGCACTACTCGTCTATAGTTTAGCGTGGAAAAATGGTGTTTCAGCGACACGACTCGTCATGATCGGAGTTGGCATAGCTTCATTAATGCAGGCAATTACAACCTTATTGATGATTATCGGCCCGATTTATCAGGCAAGCAAAGCAAATGTATGGATTACCGGCAGTGTGAATAGTGCAACTTGGCAACAAGTGAAAATAATTATTCCCGTAGTCACTTGCCTGTTCATCATTACCTTACTCGTTTCTCGTCATTTAAATTTACAGCAATTTGGCGACGATGCGGCAACGAGTCTTGGACAACATGTTCAAAAAACGAGACTGGCACTATTACTTTTGTGTACCGCTCTTGTAGGGAGTGCCGTCTCATTTGCGGGTACAATTGGGTTTGTAGGATTAATGGCTCCCCATATTGCTCGTAAATTAGTAGGATCATCCTTTGGTTCACTAATTCCAGCCTCCGCTTGTATCGGTGCGATACTAGTTATACTAGCTGATACAATTGGTCGGAGCTTGTTTGATTCTATTGTTGTTCCTGCTGGGGTATTTACTGCAGCAATTGGAGCACCTTACTTTATTTATTTGTTAATTAAAATGCAAAAAAAGGTAGGCTGA
- a CDS encoding FecCD family ABC transporter permease yields MMKSNLSKIILLLFGFIVMIIGVVLSITYGYANTNLHTTWEAFFHFNKSNEHIIIINHRLPRALIAIFVGASLAIAGALLQTMTRNPLASPGILGINAGAGLFVVLALSVLQMTSLFSFTLVAFLGAAVSALSILAISSVGHGEMMPMNLTLAGTALGALFYSITQGLLAINEAQLDQVLFWLAGSVQGRDIQMLWTVLPFFAIGWLITAIMAKQLNLLSLGEDVAKGLGLNVLKTKLLIVFIVVLLAGGSVAIAGPISFIGLIIPHIARKIIGTEHQWYIPLSALFGAILLLFADLGARYIIMPQEVPVGVMTAIIGTPIFVYIARKGFNKG; encoded by the coding sequence ATGATGAAAAGTAACTTATCGAAAATAATTCTATTATTATTTGGTTTTATTGTGATGATAATAGGAGTTGTGCTAAGTATTACATACGGCTATGCTAATACTAATCTGCATACAACTTGGGAAGCATTTTTCCATTTCAACAAAAGTAATGAACATATCATTATCATTAATCATCGGTTACCGAGGGCGCTTATTGCCATTTTTGTTGGGGCTTCCCTTGCAATTGCAGGTGCTTTGCTTCAAACAATGACAAGAAATCCTTTAGCCTCTCCAGGTATTTTAGGAATTAATGCTGGCGCCGGCTTATTTGTAGTACTTGCTCTAAGTGTTTTACAAATGACAAGTCTCTTTAGTTTCACATTAGTCGCATTTTTAGGTGCGGCTGTATCGGCCCTTAGTATTCTAGCGATTAGTTCTGTTGGTCATGGAGAAATGATGCCTATGAACTTGACTTTAGCTGGGACTGCCCTGGGTGCATTGTTTTATTCCATCACTCAAGGGTTGTTAGCGATCAATGAAGCACAGCTCGATCAGGTATTATTTTGGCTTGCGGGATCTGTACAGGGAAGGGATATCCAAATGCTATGGACAGTACTGCCTTTTTTTGCTATAGGCTGGCTAATTACTGCGATTATGGCGAAACAATTGAATTTGCTGTCTTTAGGTGAGGATGTCGCAAAAGGACTAGGATTGAATGTTTTAAAAACCAAGTTATTAATTGTATTCATCGTTGTACTACTGGCTGGTGGTTCAGTTGCAATCGCTGGACCAATAAGCTTTATCGGTTTAATCATCCCGCATATTGCACGCAAAATAATTGGAACGGAACATCAATGGTATATACCGTTATCTGCACTATTTGGAGCAATACTATTACTGTTTGCAGATTTAGGTGCACGTTATATCATCATGCCACAAGAAGTACCCGTGGGTGTCATGACTGCCATAATTGGTACGCCAATCTTTGTATATATAGCGAGAAAGGGATTTAATAAAGGATGA
- a CDS encoding ABC transporter substrate-binding protein — protein sequence MKISFSKVLGILLLLTVCVLAACSDSEKTKEASGAEPAEGKSVSYTVQHVMGSTTITSTPEKIVVLTNEGTEALLALGIKPVGAVSSWSGEPWYEHIADQMDGVEVVGQETAIDLEAIAKLKPDLIIGNKIRQEADYENLSKIAPTVFAETLTGQWKDNFSLYAEAVNAVDKGKEVLANYDAKIQETKEALGDATNQSVSVVRFLSGTSRIYFTDSFSGVILKELGFNRVEKQADLFTNDNQMAVEVGKELIPQMDGDLLFYFTYLPTGDDSASATEAEWTADPLWQNLNAVKNGKAISVSDAVWNTAGGILAAQKMLEEIQELLAP from the coding sequence ATGAAAATATCATTTAGTAAAGTTTTAGGAATTTTATTACTATTAACAGTTTGTGTTCTAGCTGCATGTAGCGATTCAGAAAAAACGAAGGAGGCAAGCGGTGCGGAGCCTGCAGAGGGAAAATCTGTCTCATATACAGTACAACATGTGATGGGTTCTACAACTATCACATCAACACCTGAAAAAATCGTCGTACTAACAAATGAAGGTACAGAAGCTTTACTTGCTTTGGGAATTAAACCCGTTGGCGCAGTATCTTCATGGTCAGGTGAACCTTGGTATGAACATATTGCAGATCAAATGGACGGAGTAGAAGTTGTGGGGCAAGAAACAGCAATCGATTTAGAAGCGATTGCTAAGTTAAAGCCAGATTTAATTATCGGTAATAAAATTCGTCAAGAAGCTGATTATGAAAACTTAAGTAAAATTGCGCCGACTGTTTTTGCTGAAACATTAACAGGTCAATGGAAAGATAATTTCTCATTATATGCAGAAGCAGTTAATGCTGTAGATAAAGGCAAAGAAGTATTGGCGAATTATGATGCTAAGATTCAAGAAACAAAAGAAGCTTTAGGTGATGCAACAAATCAATCTGTTTCTGTCGTTCGTTTCTTATCAGGCACTTCCAGAATTTATTTCACAGACTCGTTTTCAGGAGTTATTTTAAAAGAATTAGGCTTTAATCGCGTAGAAAAGCAAGCGGATTTATTTACTAATGACAATCAAATGGCAGTAGAAGTTGGCAAGGAATTAATACCTCAAATGGATGGAGATTTGCTATTCTACTTTACTTATCTCCCAACAGGCGACGATTCAGCATCTGCAACAGAAGCCGAATGGACAGCTGATCCATTATGGCAAAATCTTAACGCAGTAAAAAATGGAAAAGCGATTAGCGTGAGTGATGCTGTTTGGAATACAGCAGGCGGCATTTTAGCAGCTCAAAAAATGCTGGAAGAAATTCAAGAATTATTAGCACCTTAA
- a CDS encoding AAA family ATPase: MINGAFGVGKTTIANRLVNEVENSMIYDPEEIGYMLRNVIPIDMKRTETPTGDFQDLDLWKELTVDMAKKLITKYEINLIVPMTIRKIEYFHYIYNGFKNIDEQTYHFCLNASKETIYERLRLRGEEEGNWCFQQTDKCLEAFNQYDFGEYLDTERNSIDEIILEIKRKLKLL, translated from the coding sequence ATGATAAATGGAGCATTTGGCGTAGGTAAAACTACAATTGCAAATAGGCTCGTGAACGAAGTCGAAAATAGTATGATTTATGATCCGGAAGAAATAGGTTATATGTTAAGAAATGTTATTCCCATTGATATGAAAAGAACAGAAACCCCCACAGGAGACTTTCAAGATTTGGATTTGTGGAAAGAGTTAACAGTCGATATGGCAAAGAAGTTAATTACTAAATATGAAATCAATCTAATTGTACCAATGACGATCAGGAAAATTGAATACTTTCATTACATATACAACGGATTTAAAAATATTGATGAACAAACGTATCATTTTTGTTTAAATGCAAGTAAAGAGACGATTTACGAAAGGTTAAGACTACGTGGAGAGGAAGAAGGCAACTGGTGTTTTCAACAAACCGATAAATGCTTAGAAGCTTTTAATCAATATGATTTTGGAGAATATTTAGATACTGAAAGAAATAGTATCGATGAAATAATTCTAGAAATAAAAAGGAAGTTAAAGCTTCTTTAA
- a CDS encoding tetratricopeptide repeat protein, whose translation MGPINYRERWENIISENKRAIMLLEQNNYDEAFSLFKKLARETPSVQSLNNLAWIMLREEENRDEARALLEQLLVLNPKSSFPYMLLGEIALHNKQYDEAKHYLLQALSYRETEEATYNLAMAHFQLGEFEQAAKVFSRCDGDSGITQLHEVVSWLYAGHIDKAKTLLAKWNDEADDYTGAIEIADVYIELSCYKKARAQFEKEWNSYYISPYCVSRYAYTLWQLEDYDACRAIIQQAIQQNKEEQMDEQQRELEEHWTAQDRDECINELTEQHHTLETLWRSLENGYVPPFDYDMYPNGGCQLFGCTQHGHPEYEEVTRGEIR comes from the coding sequence ATGGGGCCAATTAATTACAGAGAAAGGTGGGAGAACATCATTTCAGAAAATAAGAGAGCGATTATGCTGTTGGAGCAAAACAATTATGATGAAGCATTTTCACTATTTAAAAAGCTGGCAAGAGAAACACCGTCTGTTCAGAGTCTTAACAATTTGGCATGGATTATGTTGCGTGAGGAAGAGAATCGAGATGAGGCAAGGGCATTATTAGAGCAATTACTCGTCCTTAACCCAAAGTCTTCGTTTCCATATATGTTGCTCGGTGAAATTGCGTTACATAACAAACAATATGATGAAGCAAAGCATTATTTACTACAGGCGCTCAGCTATAGAGAGACGGAGGAAGCGACCTATAATTTAGCAATGGCGCATTTTCAGCTCGGTGAATTTGAACAAGCAGCGAAAGTCTTTTCTCGCTGTGATGGTGATTCAGGAATTACGCAATTACACGAGGTCGTATCTTGGCTGTATGCAGGTCATATTGATAAGGCAAAGACGCTTTTAGCTAAATGGAATGATGAAGCGGATGATTACACAGGTGCCATTGAAATTGCAGATGTTTACATAGAGCTTAGTTGTTACAAGAAAGCACGAGCACAATTTGAAAAAGAATGGAACAGCTATTATATTTCACCTTATTGCGTCAGTCGCTATGCTTATACCTTGTGGCAATTAGAGGACTACGATGCTTGCCGTGCAATAATTCAACAAGCAATTCAACAGAATAAAGAAGAACAAATGGATGAACAGCAAAGGGAGCTGGAAGAGCATTGGACAGCGCAGGATCGTGACGAGTGCATAAATGAATTAACCGAACAGCATCACACTCTCGAAACGCTTTGGCGGAGCTTGGAAAATGGTTATGTGCCTCCCTTTGACTACGATATGTATCCCAACGGCGGCTGTCAGCTGTTTGGCTGCACGCAGCATGGCCATCCTGAATACGAAGAGGTTACAAGAGGGGAAATTAGGTAG
- a CDS encoding GNAT family N-acetyltransferase yields MNSPIVKQYSNEYQAQVVDLILHIQQQEYNIPITKDDQPDLFKVKEFYQTGNGNFWVAIYNDKVVGTISLLDLGNHQVALRKMFVDKNYRGAKFKTASLLLNTAIEWAKEHSVEVIYLGTTPQFLAAHRFYEKNGFTGINPNELPESFPILQVDKLFYQYFVQ; encoded by the coding sequence ATGAACTCCCCCATTGTGAAACAGTATAGTAATGAATATCAAGCTCAAGTGGTAGATTTAATTCTTCATATTCAGCAGCAGGAATACAACATTCCGATAACTAAAGATGATCAACCCGATCTGTTCAAAGTAAAAGAATTTTATCAGACAGGAAATGGTAACTTTTGGGTAGCTATCTATAATGATAAAGTAGTTGGTACAATAAGCCTTTTAGATTTAGGTAACCACCAAGTTGCATTAAGGAAGATGTTTGTGGATAAAAATTATCGCGGAGCAAAATTTAAAACCGCAAGTCTTTTGTTAAACACTGCAATCGAATGGGCCAAAGAACATTCAGTAGAGGTTATCTATCTAGGAACTACACCTCAATTTTTAGCCGCTCACCGATTTTATGAGAAGAATGGATTTACAGGAATTAATCCTAACGAATTACCTGAGAGTTTCCCTATATTACAAGTGGATAAATTATTTTATCAGTATTTCGTTCAATAG
- the sspO gene encoding small acid-soluble spore protein O — MSSNNKNNRSTSDEQAIRKNLSRELDHELANEPLTAAERLNNKKTKKRQ, encoded by the coding sequence GTGAGTTCTAACAATAAAAACAATCGCAGCACTAGTGATGAGCAAGCAATAAGAAAAAATTTATCAAGGGAGCTTGATCACGAACTGGCAAACGAACCATTGACAGCTGCCGAGAGACTTAATAATAAGAAAACGAAGAAGCGACAATAG
- a CDS encoding RNA polymerase sigma factor — MEIYKKQAKMIYFYLKKNGCSHEDAEDIVQESYTKFIAYSNAVPSHKALSYIFTISMNEFKKLLRKQGKEQIILINDNSFWNNFADDQDTELSVLTLEMKHEITIVLEGIQEIFKQLLLLKYELELSYKEIALLLGMKEETVRTYLFRARKEFQKKWRELHE; from the coding sequence TTGGAAATATATAAAAAGCAAGCAAAGATGATTTATTTTTATTTAAAAAAGAACGGCTGTAGTCATGAAGATGCAGAAGATATTGTTCAGGAAAGCTATACGAAATTCATTGCTTATAGCAATGCTGTTCCTTCCCATAAAGCGCTTTCCTATATTTTTACGATTTCCATGAATGAATTTAAAAAATTATTAAGGAAACAGGGCAAGGAACAAATTATTTTGATTAACGATAATAGTTTCTGGAACAATTTTGCTGATGACCAGGATACGGAACTGAGTGTATTAACGCTTGAAATGAAGCATGAAATCACAATTGTATTGGAAGGTATTCAAGAAATCTTTAAACAACTTTTACTATTAAAGTATGAACTTGAACTTAGTTATAAAGAGATTGCTTTATTATTGGGCATGAAGGAAGAAACGGTCAGAACTTATTTATTTCGAGCAAGAAAAGAATTTCAAAAGAAGTGGAGGGAGCTACATGAATGA